The following proteins are co-located in the Malassezia restricta chromosome II, complete sequence genome:
- a CDS encoding oligopeptide transporter, whose amino-acid sequence MDRRRSEHGYSSTLDIPTKQIPRHRSFPAFGAEDDVRIPQWSIPSTEGFIDSQLDYADGYAESDDDDDDVFAFTETGPRRDASVYPTIHPHRAQAEDVPEDELDEEDPMLSNHSSEMNFYVNGVHERKKPFHGSIPSSDRPHASSKDRSDVLMHAKTSSDGPSLFPTGYYNGPANFSSFYKRNDQSLTSQKLHEPSQAYMEKQPYNNELEMRLLNDIGNDDAGQIEAGMHEGEDIEEDSPYPEVRASVSNIDDPSMPVTTFRVLFLSFFLCVLAGAANTYLMLRYPAPTVTPILVTILAYPFGKFMAAVLPTREYHLPKILGGFSFSLNPGAFNIKEHAVISALVSISIKPSYIITFLVAKQTNFSQNTERSIWVEYLYMAASRTLGFGLAGPLLKFLVEPASMLWPQLLASTTILNTLHAEEDAGEKSMSRMRWFIIIVISAFLYNFIPGLFIKSLSFFCWLCWIKPKDRILNIVTGINGMGLLSFSFDWSEIAFFGSPMVAPWWSECNFFVGFVIFAWLVMPLLYFTNTWDSAYFPFSGHNAYDKHGKIYQEKLVLDEPSYTFNLDKFKGYSPIFLSMGFIVSYFGGFASITSVLCNMFINHYDNVLGALGLKSHEKPDIHAKLMRRYQSVPSWWFFATFFIPFLLILVSADYFHFTVKDVYLIIAILLSVLYALPSGYVFAMTGQMIGTNILADVVGGYILPGLPQGFLLFKSLAVQTLVSCLEFTGNLKLGHYMKIPPKTMFLLQIVCTIITGCAELALKEVLITNVPDACHDHSSSGLTCWSPKVYFLTSLLWSAIGPDHLFAFKPFRFILWGLLAGALCPLLTLLIRWRLKKPGLSYVCWPIIFFSVGLFPVTHSVNFTMWFLVAFVFQYYIRKYYFSWWSKFNFVTANALDFGTVVSALIIFAIQLSSHSDPVLNWSGNTIIKTTSDAYQLPIREVPSGGLKMDET is encoded by the exons ATGGACCGCAGGCGGTCAGAACATGGCTACTCTAGTACCCTAGATATTCCTACAAAACAGATTCCACGGCATAGAAGCTTTCCGGCTTTTGGCGCAGAAGACGACGTCCGTATACCACAGTGGTCAATTCCAAGTACAGAAGGTTTTATCGACTCGCAACTTGATTACGCGGACGGTTACGCCGAATCtgatgatgacgatgatgatgtGTTTGCATTTACTGAAA CTGGACCGCGTCGTGATGCGTCTGTGTATCCGACCATACATCCTCATCGCGCACAAGCAGAAGATGTACCAGAGGATGAACTAGATGAAGAAGACCCGATGCTCTCGAATCATTCTAGTGAAATGAATTTTTACGTGAACGGTGTACACGAGAGAAAAAAGCCTTTCCATGGATCAATCCCAAGTTCAGACAGACCACATGCATCTTCCAAAGATCGTTCTGATGTACTGATGCATGCAAAGACTTCATCCGATGGGCCTAGTCTATTTCCGACTGGATATTATAATGGTCCAGCTAATTTTAGCTCATTTTACAAGCGGAATGATCAGTCGCTTACATCGCAGAAGCTCCACGAACCATCTCAGGCATACATGGAGAAACAGCCATACAACAATGAGCTTGAAATGAGGCTGCTAAATGATATTGGAAATGACGACGCAGGCCAAATCGAGGCAGGTATGCATGAAGGCGAAGATATCGAAGAAGATTCGCCTTACCCCGAAGTTCGTGCGTCCGTCTCGAATATTGATGACCCATCCATGCCAGTTACCACATTCCGTGTCTTGTTCCTTTCTTTTTTTTTGTGTGTACTCGCAGGAGCTGCAAATACCTACCTCATGCTTCGATACCCAGCTCCAACAGTTACTCCCATTTTGGTGACTATTTTGGCATACCCTTTTGGTAAATTTATGGCTGCAGTATTGCCTACTCGAGAGTATCATTTGCCTAAAATTCTTGGTGGCTTTTCTTTCTCGTTAAACCCTGGTGCTTTCAACATCAAAGAGCATGCCGTCATTTCAGCTCTAGTGTCCATTTCTATCAAGCCATCTTATATCATTACTTTTCTCGTTGCTAAACAGACAAATTTTTCTCAAAATACCGAGAGGTCTATATGGGTTGAATACCTCTACATGGCTGCATCTCGAACTCTTGGCTTTGGATTAGCTGGACCACTTTTGAAATTCTTGGTTGAGCCTGCATCTATGCTGTGGCCTCAACTCCTCGCTTCTACTACTATCCTCAATACACTTCATGCCGAGGAAGATGCAGGTGAGAAAAGCATGTCACGGATGCGATGGTTCATTATAATTGTTATTTCTGCATTCTTGTATAATTTTATACCTGGGCTATTCATCAAGAGCCTCTCATTTTTTTGTTGGCTCTGCTGGATAAAGCCAAAAGATCGGATTTTGAATATTGTAACAGGTATCAATGGTATGGGTCTCCTGTCTTTTTCGTTTGACTGGAGCGAAATTGCATTTTTTGGATCACCTATGGTTGCTCCCTGGTGGTCTGAATGCAACTTTTTTGTTGGATTTGTGATCTTCGCATGGCTGGTAATGCCTTTGCTGTATTTTACAAACACCTGGGACTCAGCTTATTTTCCTTTTTCAGGACACAATGCTTACGACAAGCATGGAAAAATATATCAAGAAAAATTAGTTCTTGACGAGCCGTCCTACACTTTCAACCTTGATAAGTTCAAAGGATATTCTCCGATTTTCTTGTCAATGGGATTTATTGTCTCTTACTTTGGTGGATTTGCCTCTATAACCTCCGTTCTGTGCAATATGTTTATCAATCATTATGACAATGTTCTGGGTGCATTGGGACTGAAATCGCACGAAAAACCGGATATTCATGCAAAACTCATGCGCCGGTACCAATCAGTTCCATCGTGGTGGTTTTTTGCTACATTTTTTATCCCATTCCTACTCATTCTCGTTTCAGCTGACTATTTCCACTTTACCGTCAAAGATGTATATTTGATTATTGCCATTTTGCTTTCCGTTTTGTACGCATTGCCTAGTGGATATGTCTTTGCTATGACAGGACAGATGATCGGGACCAATATTCTTGCTGACGTGGTGGGTGGATACATTTTACCTGGTTTACCGCAAGGCTTCCTCTTGTTCAAGTCTCTAGCAGTGCAAACGCTAGTTTCTTGTCTTGAGTTTACTGGCAACTTGAAATTAGGCCATTACATGAAGATTCCACCAAAAACCATGTTTTTACTCCAGATTGTATGTACCATCATAACAGGATGTGCAGAATTGGCTTTGAAAGAAGTTTTGATCACCAACGTGCCAGATGCTTGTCACGACCACAGCTCTTCTGGTTTGACGTGCTGGTCACCAAAGGTTTACTTTTTAACATCTTTGCTCTGGAGTGCAATTGGTCCTGATCACTTATTTGCATTCAAACCATTCCGATTTATTCTATGGGGTCTCTTGGCAGGAGCACTTTGTCCTTTGCTAACACTTCTTATTCGTTGGCGGTTGAAAAAGCCGGGGCTCTCGTATGTATGCTGGCCTATTATTTTTTTCAGTGTTGGTTTATTCCCTGTGACACACAGCGTCAACTTCACTATGTGGTTCCTTGTTGCGTTTGTCTTCCAGTATTACATTCGAAAATACTATTTCAGCTGGTGGTCAAAGTTTAACTTCGTAACTGCCAACGCTCTTGATTTTGGCACTGTTGTCTCTGCATTGATTATATTTGCTATACAATTGTCTAGTCATTCGGACCCAGTCCTCAACTGGTCAGGAAACACTATCATCAAAACGACCTCAGATGCGTATCAACTTCCAATACGTGAAGTACCATCAGGTGGTCTGAAAATGGATGAAACATGA
- a CDS encoding serine/threonine-protein phosphatase 4 regulatory subunit 1 codes for MRGESASVPIPIVTLEHKSQEASPGDDTLNVPRIPPYSPSRSFPIPIRRVQSFDASSRGSKTVSPTLSDDSFSPSSPSSPFRENKSRNERGKHQSRVASVPNLRAMRRRLSHGSYFHAPSRANSTSPPTGQSFRSFVPSLWPDGQFRASCNARIASPLSDPTDQCGTNENANLLPPITGPNVIDSVWLTKQPDADAHTPEYSEELERLGPSFPTSPVLQSDLNPSPEEMLNLGFPRLSSLSLQSSSPPPVLESPISPRVMSDSPPKTRSNIALPPRSGYSISDDSDSVRSESESQGSGKSSTDSSSENEGDGAVIDDDDGVDDVDASEERVRKWQMSRSLEQLRCDDNNLRPVFPSSVSGEDDTSNDADAEDEREERVLQDFSLVSPQVTEEDAIDVSSEQEDASDSMDDGLNYLERIFLFAKSDLAYHRVLVSRCLADWIKDVDLTEAVEYVIPLLNGLATDELEVSAVFAPELGRLMWFFFRNCPLQELSDLEPDCRTDDTDDEIMPRPRISLSTFTPLLCSLLLNPNTAVSGATQASIVEYFLRSKHFDEAICSEQRQGREDYEGFDDILHADLVEMGTARDDKLVPMAPYNFDEKARSAVLNELFEHVAIAIACMEENSVETASSQNDRMTFDEEPALGRMMSVNLLAAITMEGGFSRKLLIDRVVPEITSWPQDPAFFVRKEVAAAIGIMGKALLSDAPDELSLSESSAPARLFEALNRVLLDHIWQVRQAACYSLPGVFAIQPRNNARRENLLLIMRALKQDVSPNVQLAAFEMIGEIIYLFHDDENGVPDELVRLFMGKPMDAHDEGNDVNEFLTNSDYALIVAFNFPAVVLTLGPEQWSRLRELYKRLTTHAHDNVRNSLAASLHQMAKIIGPKATCQDLIPVSDQFFRDTCVDVTATMLEHMDEFWLMLPVEAAREQLLRVPALWLTNYAHEWRLRQSIAAHIPALIPTMLLDDEDGCLITLSLLALNDPVNALRNIGIQCVPITYRTFREHDETIADGFLSMLCDMAHASTSRQRTTFLNIVQSLLGHDLGRERFERLILPCLLELVADGVSDVNIALARTVQQVWLLGWYNNETIPEALRQVVATLLIAPTLTVQEFMQNLDPPILTHDMQPMPLNKRHSLVFGPAPPTLDNTIIPMPHSDESEHSSEVLS; via the exons ATGCGTGGTGAGAGCG CATCGGTCCCCATACCGATCGTGACCCTCGAACATAAATCGCAGGAAGCTTCACCTGGTGATGATACCTTAAACGTCCCTCGTATACCACCATACTCCCCGAGCAGGTCGTTTCCCATTCCGATTAGACGCGTGCAATCTTTTGACGCCTCGTCAAGAGGGAGTAAAACGGTTTCACCGACATTGTCGGATGACTCATTTTCACCATCTTCTCCGTCTTCCCCGTTTCGCGAAAATAAGTCTCGAAATGAGCGAGGAAAGCATCAGAGTCGTGTGGCATCGGTGCCGAATCTAcgcgccatgcggcgcagacTGAGTCACGGCAGTTATTTCCATGCTCCATCGCGTGCTAATTCCACATCTCCGCCAACCGGTCAATCCTTTCGATCTTTTGTGCCAAGCCTTTGGCCAGATGGTCAATTTAGAGCCTCGTGCAATGCACGTATAGCATCGCCTCTGTCTGACCCGACTGACCAATGTGGGACCAACGAGAATGCCAATCTATTGCCTCCCATCACAGGTCCCAACGTAATTGATTCTGTATGGCTCACAAAGCAGCCGGATGCGGACGCGCATACCCCTGAATATTCTGAAGAACTAGAACGCCTGGGTCCGTCTTTTCCAACTTCACCTGTGTTACAGAGTGATTTGAATCCATCACCGGAAGAAATGTTAAATCTCGGGTTCCCACGCCTATCGTCTCTTTCATTACAAAGCTCATCCCCTCCTCCGGTGTTGGAATCCCCTATCTCTCCTCGTGTCATGTCGGATAGTCCACCCAAGACGCGCAGTAACATCGCCTTGCCTCCTCGTTCTGGTTATTCGATAAGTGATGATTCAGACAGTGTTCGGTCTGAAAGTGAGTCTCAAGGCTCCGGGAAAAGCAGTACTGATTCTAGCTCTGAAAACGAGGGAGATGGTGCTGTTAttgacgatgacgatgGCGTGGATGATGTGGATGCCTCAGAAGAGCGTGTTCGAAAATGGCAAATGTCACGCTCGCTGGAGCAATTACGCTGCGATGATAATAATTTGAGACCAGTGTTCCCAAGTAGTGTGTCTGGCGAGGACGATACCAGCAATGATGCTGATGCCGAGGACGAGCGTGAAGAGCGTGTTTTGCAAGACTTTTCTCTTGTCTCCCCACAAGTAACGGAAGAGGATGCAATAGATGTATCATCTGAGCAAGAAGATGCGTCTGACTCTATGGATGATGGTCTCAATTATCTCGAGCGCATCTTCCTATTTGCCAAAAGTGACTTGGCGTACCACCGAGTGCTCGTGTCTCGATGCCTGGCGGACTGGATCAAAGATGTTGACTTGACCGAGGCGGTGGAATATGTGATTCCATTGCTCAATGGACTTGCCACGGATGAACTTGAGGTTAGTGCTGTGTTTGCTCCGGAATTAGGTCGATTGATGTGGTTTTTCTTCCGAAACTGCCCGCTTCAGGAGCTTTCTGACTTGGAACCTGATTGTCGTACGGACGATACAGATGATGAGATCATGCCACGACCGCGCATATCTCTTAGCACATTCACACCACTTTTATGTTCCCTTTTGCTGAATCCCAATACGGCCGTGTCTGGCGCTACTCAAGCATCCATTGTGGAGTACTTTTTGCGCAGCAAGCATTTTGATGAGGCTATCTGTTCTGAACAGCGGCAAGGACGAGAAGACTATGAGGGCTTTGATGATATTCTTCACGCGGACCTTGTTGAGATGGGCACAGCCCGTGATGACAAATTAGTGCCGATGGCGCCGTATAATTTCGACGAAAAAGCACGCAGTGCAGTTTTAAATGAACTTTTTGAACATGTGGCTATTGCTATTGCTTGTATGGAGGAAAACTCTGTTGAAACAGCATCATCACAAAATGATCGCATGACCTTCGATGAAGAACCTGCTTTAGGTCGCATGATGTCGGTCAATCTGTTAGCTGCCATTACCATGGAGGGGGGATTTTCTCGCAAATTACTTATTGACCGTGTTGTGCCTGAAATCACAAGTTGGCCTCAAGACCCAGCTTTTTTCGTTCGCAAGGAGGTTGCAGCTGCCATCGGTATTATGGGCAAAGCATTACTTTCTGATGCGCCGGATGAACTAAGTTTGTCTGAATCCAGTGCACCTGCTCGATTGTTTGAAGCTCTTAATCGGGTTCTGCTTGACCATATTTGGCAAGTCCGCCAAGCTGCATGTTATTCACTTCCCGGAGTGTTTGCCATACAACCCCGAAATAATGCAAGGCGTGAGAACCTCTTGTTAATTATGCGTGCACTAAAGCAGGACGTCTCCCCTAATGTGCAACTTGCCGCATTTGAGATGATTGGTGAAATTATCTACTTATTCCATGACGATGAAAATGGAGTACCTGATGAACTTGTGCGCCTATTTATGGGCAAGCCTATGGATGCGCATGATGAAGGTAACGACGTCAATGAGTTTCTCACGAATTCCGACTATGCACTTATTGTGGCATTTAATTTCCCTGCCGTGGTTCTTACACTGGGCCCAGAACAGTGGTCTAGGCTCCGTGAGTTGTATAAACGCCTCACAACACATGCACACGACAATGTGCGAAACTCGCTCGCTGCATCCTTGCACCAAATGGCCAAGATTATTGGACCCAAGGCTACATGTCAAGACTTGATACCTGTATCTGATCAATTTTTCCGTGATACTTGTGTCGATGTTACAGCAACTATGCTTGAACATATGGATGAGTTTTGGCTCATGCTTCCAGTGGAAGCTGCTCGTGAACAACTGCTTCGTGTTCCAGCCTTGTGGCTCACTAACTATGCCCACGAATGGAGGTTGCGACAAAGCATTGCAGCTCATATCCCGGCGCTTATTCCTACCATGCTTCTGGATGATGAGGATGGCTGTCTTATCACACTTTCACTATTGGCTTTGAATGATCCAGTCAACGCGCTTCGCAACATTGGCATTCAATGTGTGCCGATAACATACCGCACTTTTCGAGAACATGATGAGACTATTGCTGATGGATTCCTGTCAATGTTGTGTGATATGGCGCATGCTTCTACCAGTCGTCAACGCACTACTTTCCTTAATATTGTACAATCGCTTTTGGGACATGATCTTGGCCGTGAAAGGTTCGAACGCTTGATTCTTCCTTGCTTATTGGAACTTGTTGCAGACGGCGTGTCGGATGTAAATATCGCCTTGGCTCGCACAGTACAACAGGTTTGGCTTCTTGGATGGTACAATAATGAAACCATTCCCGAAGCTCTTCGACAAGTGGTGGCAACTTTGTTGATCGCTCCGACTCTGACTGTACAGGAGTTTATGCAGAATCTTGACCCTCCAATCCTAACTCATGATATGCAGCCGATGCCTTTAAATAAAAGGCATTCACTGGTATTTGGTCCAGCACCACCAACACTTGATAACACCATCATACCCATGCCTCACTCTGATGAGAGTGAGCATTCATCGGAAGTGTTGTCGTAG
- a CDS encoding GABA(A) receptor-associated protein yields the protein MRSTFKQKHTFDERVKEFDRIKKQYPERIPVICEKAEKSDMPPISKKKYLAPSDLTVGQFVYVIRKKIKLSPDKAIFVYVNSVLPASSASMHEIHAVYKDDDGFLYLTYSGENSFYV from the exons ATGCGGTCCACTTTTAAACAAAAGCACACGTTTG ATGAAAGGGTGAAGGAATTTGATCGTATCAAGAAACAGTATCCTGAAAGAATCCCGGTAATCTGTGAGAAGGCCGAAAAATCAGACATGCCTCCGATATCTAAGAAAAAGTATTTGGCACCAAGC GACTTGACTGTCGGTCAATTTGTTTATGTGATACGTAAGAAGATTAAACTTTCTCCTGATAAAGCTATTTTCGTCTATGTGAACAGCGTCCTTCCTGCTTCATCAGCTTCCATGCACGAAATACATGCTGTGTATAAAGATGATGACGGTTTTCTTTACCTCACATATTCGGGAGAAAATTCTTTCTATGTGTGA
- a CDS encoding phosphodiesterase, translated as MVGDSCMEGTASLSVPEALASNCDATSNNDLSTNNPDEPAATAAFSFVCLGVGGGPFDDDCSCYVMKPADRAWHEGTVLVEGGSFLGSLKKCLQPPDSVFYDAEFPPDVDADGRTEIFNSWINNVFISHGHLDHIYGLVLASANNRVQRPVYGLEDTLETILTVFNGRIWPRLASYDESDPMAFYHLRTLKINAPLRIAPEVDVTAFPISHGPARLSEGTTCFNDEILHAEPIEHPPCEMDGTFCRTVSTAFLFTNHRRDMDVLFMGDVEPDLVCHSSCNSTLWENVAPRAAQNKLKAVFLECSFSSEQPTHLLFGHLTPEYLYKELECLARHVRLCQHQDENLLEGSLRGLKCIVIHLKGLVLSADPSYTTCTPVPKSSSSEHLPLPVPLRERIQNELDALESKKRLGVEFIIAQRGQRIEC; from the exons ATGGTAGGCGACAGCTGCATGGAAGGCACCGCCTCTCTATCTGTACCAGAAGCGTTGGCATCAAATTGTGATGCTACTTCAAATAATGATTTATCTACAAATAATCCGGACGAACCCGCTGCCACTGCTGCATTCTCATTTGTTTGTCTTGGTGTGGGCGGCGGCCCGTTTGACGATGACTGCTCTTGTTACGTGATGAAACCCGCGGATAGGGCTTGGCACGAAGGTACTGTGCTGGTTGAAGGGGGCTCTTTCCTGGGCTCGCTCAAAAAATGTTTGCAGCCGCCAGATTCTGTTTTTTATGATGCTGAGTTTCCGCCTGACGTAGATGCGGATGGTCGTACTGAAATCTTCAATTCATGGATCAATAATGTGTTTATTTCTCATGGACACCTCGATCACATATATGGACTTGTCCTGGCGTCTGCAAATAACCGTGTTCAGCGTCCTGTATACGGTCTGGAAGACACTCTCGAAACGATTTTAACTGTATTTAATGGTCGTATTTGGCCCCGTCTTGCCTCTTATGATGAGTCTGATCCCATGGCTTTTTACCATTTGCGCACTCTGAAAATCAATGCACCACTTCGCATCGCTCCAGAGGTGGATGTAACAGCTTTTCCAATTTCCCATGGCCCAGCCCGTCTCTCTGAGGGTACAACGTGTTTCAATGACGAAATACTCCATGCTGAGCCGATAGAACATCCACCTTGCGAAATGGATGGAACTTTCTGCAGAACCGTATCCACTGCTTTCTTGTTCACGAACCATCGACGCGACATGGACGTATTATTTATGGGTGACGTCGAGCCTGACTTAGTCTGCCATTCATCGTGCAACAGCACACTTTGGGAGAATGTTGCccctcgagcagcgcaaaaCAAGCTTAAAGCGGTTTTTCTTGAGTGCAGCTTTTCATCCGAACAACCTACTCATTTACTATTTGGGCATCTAACTCCGGAATACTTATACAAGGAACTGGAGTGCCTCGCGCGTCACGTCCGTCTCTGCCAGCATCAAGACGAAAACCTTTTAGAAGGCAGCCTTCGTGGCTTAAAGTGCATTGTCATTCATCTAAAAGGCCTGGTGTTATCTGCAGATCCGTCTTATACGACCTGCACACCCGTGCCGAAGTCGTCATCCTCTGAGCATTTACCGCTGCCTGTTCCTTTGAGGGAGCGCATTCAGAATGAGCTTGATGCACTTGAATCCAAAAAACGCTTGGGCGTCGAGTTTATCATCGCCCAGCGTGGCCAACGGATTG AATGCTAG
- a CDS encoding ubiquinol-cytochrome c reductase iron-sulfur subunit yields MSAPFCRNLISRQAFNVAPTVKHVANGTPVVSGLNLRVSAPVDPHSHDDHGHFGSRSDVASLPSWTSKAALRGHSLVSRTAVNANVSGTQTRFFSSSSRALQTPNFSDYRVKNPEAHRAFSYFMIGTFGAVSAASARSTVTNFLATMSASSDVLALAKVEVDMANIPEGKNAIIKWRGKPVFVRHRTQSEIDEANDIDINSLRDPQADSDRVKRPEWLVMLGVCTHLGCVPIGEAGEFGGWFCPCHGSHYDISGRIRKGPAPTNLEVPVYDFNDEENKLIIG; encoded by the exons ATGTCTGCCCCATTCTGCCGGAACTTAATCTCGCGCCAGGCTTTTAACGTCGC TCCGACGGTGAAGCACGTCGCTAATGGCACTCCTGTGGTGTCGGGTCTTAACCTCCGTGTTTCGGCGCCCGTTGACCCGCACAGCCACGATGATCACGGTCACTTTGGCTCGCGCTCAGATGTCGCCTCCCTCCCATCCTGGACATCGAAGGCTGCGCTCCGTGGCCATTCGCTTGTGTCGCGGACGGCTGTGAATG CAAATGTGTCAGGCACCCAAACCCGTTTcttctcgtcgtcgtcgcgtgCTCTACAGACTCCCAACTTTAGCGACTATCGTGTCAAGAACCCAGAGGCTCACCGAGCGTTTTCGTACTTTATGATCGGTACGTTCGGTGCGGTTTCTGCTGCcagcgctcgctcgacTGTGACCAATTTCCTCGCCACTATGAGTGCGTCGAGCGATGTGCTTGCGTTGGCCAAGGTCGAGGTTGATATGGCCAACATTCCTGAGGGCAAGAACGCCATTATCAAATGGCGCGGTAAGCCTGTCTTTGTTCGCCACCGCACCCAATCTGAGATTGACGAAGCCAACGACATTGATATAAACTCGCTGCGTGACCCGCAAGCTGATTCGGACCGTGTCAAGCGCCCCGAATGGCTCGTTATGCTCGGAGTTTGCACCCACCTGGGTTGTGTGCCTATTGGTGAGGCCGGTGAATTCGGCGGCTGGTTTTGCCCTTGCCATGGTAGCCACTACGATATCAGTGGTCGTATCCGGAAGGGTCCTGCGCCTACCAACCTCGAAGTTCCTGTGTACGATTTCAACGATGAAGAGAACAAG CTCATTATCGGCTAA
- a CDS encoding FACT complex subunit SPT16: protein MVKAESNSSGHTTIGGRVLRSRARTATLDESVLNQIKEHQRELVKQKQSQGLKRFSGEGGSTRNLNEPVFEKFESYRRESQLPNKVEELRIMVDHRAQSVILPINQFAVPFHIKTLKNVSKSDEGEFTYLRINFVTPGQLSGKKDDVPFDDPNATFIRNVSYRSTNARHFDDLYNEINEMRRVAAKREAEQKEMADVVEQDQLILNKQRPLSLPEVFPRPALEGKRVPGNLTIHQNGVRFMSPLRQDQKIDIPFSNVKHLFYQPCDKELIVLIHFHLKSPVMIGKRKTKDVQFYREASDVQFDETGNRKRRYRTGDEDEIELEQEERRHRHMLNKEFKHFAQRIADASNGRIQVDIPYRDLGFNGVPSRASVLLQPTTDCLVHLSDPPFLVVTLSDIEIVHLERVQYGLSSFDMVFVFSDFNRAPLHISSVPTSSLDDVKQWLDSVDVCVTEGAVNLNWGAIMKTINDDPYAFFQEGGWGFLQADGSDASDASDSESASEFDSELDDGDEESTEYSESGSDFGESEESGSEPEEDSEDEGEDWDELEAKAARDDQKKRRDRDDLSGSETEDVKPRSKKSKGGFK from the exons ATGGTCAAAGCAGAGTCGAAC TCTTCCGGTCATACCACCATTGGCGGTCGAGTGCTTCGAAGCCGCGCACGCACTGCGACGCTGGACGAGTCTGTGCTGAACCAAATCAAAGAACATCAGAGGGAATTGGTGAAGCAGAAGCAGAGCCAAGGACTAAAGCGCTTCTCTGGTGAAGGCGGCTCTACACGCAACCTGAATGAGCCTGTTTTTGAGAAGTTTGAGAGCTATCGGCGCGAGAGCCAGCTCCCTAATAAGGTGGAAGAACTTCGT ATCATGGTCGATCACCGAGCCCAATCGGTTATTCTTCCCATTAATCAATTTGCTGTTCCGTTCCATATCAAGACACTGAAAAATGTCAGTAAATCTGACGAAGGTGAATTCACGTATTTGCGCATCAATTTTGTTACCCCAGGACAGCTCTCTGGTAAAAAGGATGATGTTCCTTTTGATGATCCGAACGCTACATTCATTCGCAATGTCAGCTACCGATCGACCAATGCGCGTCATTTTGATGACTTGTACAATGAAATTAATGAGATGCGTCGTGTTGCAGCAAAGCGTGAGGCTGAGCAAAAGGAGATGGCCGATGTGGTCGAGCAAGACCAACTGATTTTAAACAAGCAACGCCCTCTCTCCCTTCCTGAAGTGTTTCCCCGTCCTGCTTTGGAAGGAAAGCGCGTTCCTGGTAACCTGACTATCCATCAAAATGGTGTTAGATTCATGTCGCCTCTACGTCAGGACCAAAAGATTGATATCCCATTCAGCAACGTCAAGCACTTATTTTACCAACCATGTGACAAAGAATTGATCGTGCTCATCCATTTTCATCTTAAGTCGCCTGTTATGATCGGAAAACGTAAAACCAAAGATGTTCAATTCTACCGCGAAGCTTCCGATGTTCAATTCGATGAAACGGGTAACAGAAAGCGCCGCTACCGAACGGGTGACGAAGATGAAATTGAACTGGAACAAGAGGAGCGGCGTCATCGCCATATGCTTAACAAAGAGTTTAAACACTTTGCACAGCGCATAGCGGATGCCTCAAATGGTCGCATTCAAGTTGATATTCCTTATCGTGATCTTGGATTCAACGGCGTGCCATCTCGTGCCAGTGTACTTCTCCAGCCTACTACGGACTGCCTTGTGCATCTCTCGGACCCACCATTCCTTGTCGTAACTCTTTCAGACATTGAGATTGTGCACCTTGAACGTGTGCAGTATGGTCTTTCTTCATTTGATATGGTATTTGTTTTCAGTGACTTTAATCGCGCTCCATTGCATATTAGCAGCGTGCCAACTAGTTCGCTGGATGATGTCAAACAGTGGCTTGACTCTGTTGATGTCTGTGTCACGGAGGGTGCCGTCAACCTCAATTGGGGCGCGATCATGAAGACAATCAATGACGACCCATACGCTTTCTTTCAAGAAGGAGGCTGGGGTTTTCTACAAGCGGATGGCAGTGATGCTTCGGATGCATCTGATAGTGAGTCTGCCTCAGAGTTTGATTCCGAACTTGATGATGGTGACGAGGAATCTACAGAATATTCTGAGAGTGGTTCAGACTTCGGGGAATCTGAAGAAAGTGGGTCCGAGCCAGAAGAGGATAGCGAAGACGAAGGTGAAGATTGGGATGAATTGGAAGCAAAAGCTGCCCGTGATGATCAGAAAAAGCGTCGTGACCGTGATGATCTGAGCGGTAGCGAAACCGAGGATGTTAAGCCTCgctcgaagaagagcaaAGGTGGTTTCAAATAA